The following proteins come from a genomic window of Nitrosopumilaceae archaeon AB1(1):
- a CDS encoding translation initiation factor IF-6, whose protein sequence is MDITKYDVYKSPNIGVYTKVNDDYIFIPNGMAKTKAEKLAKYLNVEYYHTTVADTRLLGPLMVLNNNGILLPGTINQREYDFFKKELKLNVGILDSKITALGNLIAINDKAVIVSPMFEKNELEIIKNVLGVEVLQKKIAGYNQTGVMLIATAKNGVISMNTNIDDKKEIQDFMKVELVECTINGGVPYLSSGILANNKSIVVGSVTSGTEIMTLTGAFMN, encoded by the coding sequence ATGGATATTACAAAATACGATGTGTATAAAAGCCCAAATATTGGAGTATACACCAAAGTAAATGACGATTATATATTTATTCCAAACGGTATGGCAAAGACAAAGGCAGAAAAATTAGCAAAATATTTGAATGTAGAATATTATCATACGACTGTTGCAGATACGCGCCTTTTAGGACCACTTATGGTATTAAATAACAATGGAATACTTTTACCTGGAACGATTAATCAAAGAGAGTATGATTTTTTCAAAAAAGAATTAAAATTAAATGTAGGTATACTAGATAGCAAGATTACTGCTTTGGGAAATTTAATAGCCATTAATGACAAAGCAGTTATTGTATCCCCAATGTTTGAAAAAAATGAGTTGGAGATTATAAAAAATGTTCTTGGTGTTGAAGTATTACAAAAAAAAATTGCAGGATATAACCAAACAGGTGTCATGCTAATCGCTACAGCAAAAAATGGTGTTATTAGTATGAATACAAATATTGATGACAAGAAAGAGATTCAAGATTTTATGAAGGTGGAGTTGGTAGAGTGTACGATAAATGGTGGTGTGCCATATTTATCATCAGGAATATTGGCAAACAACAAATCAATTGTAGTGGGTTCAGTTACTAGTGGAACTGAAATTATGACACTCACTGGTGCATTTATGAACTAA
- the hisS gene encoding histidine--tRNA ligase, whose amino-acid sequence MELPRGMKDFGSEEIKKIEFVRERFLETCRIFGFEFMEPSPIELLSVLEAKSGSAIRDDIYYFQDKAQRDIALRFDFTVGLTRFIASQKSMRLPAKLASFGGVWRYDEPQKGRYRFFHQWNIELYGKSNLEYDSETIEFTSRLFDSLGMKDVIINISHRRLAESMIHSIFDSADGIVISDMLRAIDKIGKKSRKEITDEFVDKGYDSTNIEKLLDFSLISGSPDEISKLIDTTKLESWVRILDIWNSLENRNVRNARINFGIVRGLDYYTGTVFEVIDPKSNLGSLAGGGRYDSLPSAFRRDDLGAVGVAGGVERTILAMDNQSILNISRNVPIRVVYVDNTVFKHAIHITSQLRSAKIPTVMDLTDRAFKKQFTAAKESLFVVIVGPKEYENNQVKIKNMKNEKEELINIDSLTQRITTLLSS is encoded by the coding sequence ATGGAATTACCTAGAGGTATGAAAGATTTTGGATCTGAAGAAATTAAAAAGATTGAATTTGTAAGAGAACGTTTTTTGGAGACATGTCGTATATTTGGATTTGAGTTTATGGAGCCATCACCAATAGAATTGTTGTCTGTTTTAGAGGCAAAAAGTGGTAGCGCAATACGTGATGATATCTATTATTTTCAAGACAAAGCACAAAGAGACATTGCTCTACGCTTTGACTTTACCGTTGGTCTAACTAGATTTATTGCGTCACAGAAATCTATGCGATTACCGGCCAAACTTGCCTCGTTTGGTGGTGTTTGGAGATATGATGAACCACAAAAAGGCAGATATCGATTTTTTCATCAGTGGAATATTGAATTGTATGGTAAATCAAATCTAGAATATGACTCTGAGACTATTGAATTTACGTCACGATTATTTGATTCACTTGGTATGAAAGATGTAATTATTAATATTAGTCATCGTCGTCTAGCTGAATCTATGATTCATTCCATCTTTGACTCTGCTGATGGTATAGTCATTTCAGATATGTTGAGAGCAATCGATAAAATTGGTAAAAAAAGTAGAAAGGAAATTACTGATGAATTTGTTGATAAAGGATATGACTCTACCAATATTGAGAAATTACTAGATTTTTCCCTGATCTCTGGCAGTCCAGATGAAATTAGTAAACTAATTGATACTACAAAGCTTGAATCATGGGTGAGAATCTTGGACATTTGGAATTCTCTTGAAAACAGAAATGTGCGTAATGCTCGCATTAATTTTGGAATTGTTCGTGGATTGGATTACTACACCGGAACAGTCTTTGAAGTGATTGATCCTAAATCCAATCTTGGTTCACTAGCAGGAGGTGGGCGATACGATTCCCTTCCTAGTGCATTTAGACGTGATGATCTTGGGGCAGTAGGTGTTGCAGGAGGAGTTGAGCGTACAATACTTGCAATGGATAATCAATCTATTCTAAATATTAGCCGAAATGTGCCTATTCGTGTTGTATATGTGGATAATACTGTATTCAAGCATGCCATACACATAACCTCACAACTACGCAGTGCCAAAATTCCCACAGTCATGGATCTTACTGATCGTGCGTTCAAGAAACAATTTACGGCTGCAAAAGAGTCTCTATTTGTAGTAATTGTAGGTCCTAAAGAATATGAAAATAATCAAGTAAAGATCAAAAATATGAAAAATGAAAAAGAAGAATTAATTAATATTGATTCTTTGACACAGCGTATAACTACTCTACTTAGTTCATAA
- a CDS encoding FkbM family methyltransferase produces the protein MSNGVFLRIYGRIIKKVAHSRIASIEPLQNIHKAIVKHSSSDFVMIGENKIYLDQNDSLRLSIHGSHEPFETELLSKWIKESDYVLDLGANIGYFTLIMSKLVGDSGKVFSFEPSMDNFEILKKNIKVNNCNNVIIENMAVGNKNGEIKLYLSDNQSMHTLYENTISTNRSVTVPIIKLDDYYNKKSINKINVIKMDVEGAELDTLRGMSNILTENKDVVLFVEFNPESIKKAGMLPKDQLAFIDDLGFKIYVIYESAQKIKPMNVDQIIDSCVKTTNLLCSRTDIQE, from the coding sequence TTGAGTAATGGGGTATTTCTACGTATATATGGTCGAATTATTAAAAAGGTTGCACATTCAAGAATTGCATCTATAGAACCATTACAAAATATTCATAAAGCCATAGTCAAGCATTCATCTAGCGATTTCGTAATGATCGGAGAGAATAAGATATACTTGGATCAAAATGATTCTCTTCGTCTTTCCATTCATGGTTCGCATGAGCCATTTGAGACAGAATTATTATCAAAATGGATTAAAGAATCAGATTATGTATTAGATTTAGGGGCAAATATAGGATATTTTACATTAATTATGTCAAAGTTAGTTGGGGATTCTGGCAAAGTTTTTTCATTTGAACCAAGCATGGATAATTTTGAGATCTTAAAAAAAAATATAAAAGTAAATAATTGTAATAATGTAATAATAGAAAATATGGCAGTTGGAAACAAAAATGGAGAAATAAAATTATATCTGTCAGATAATCAAAGTATGCATACTTTGTATGAGAATACAATCTCTACAAACAGATCTGTGACGGTTCCAATCATAAAATTGGACGATTATTACAACAAAAAATCTATTAATAAAATTAATGTTATCAAAATGGATGTAGAAGGAGCAGAATTAGATACTTTACGAGGTATGAGCAACATATTGACAGAAAATAAGGATGTTGTGTTATTTGTAGAGTTTAATCCAGAGTCAATAAAAAAAGCTGGAATGTTACCAAAAGATCAGTTAGCTTTCATAGATGATTTAGGATTCAAGATTTATGTTATTTATGAATCAGCGCAAAAAATTAAACCTATGAATGTAGATCAAATTATAGATAGTTGTGTAAAAACTACGAATTTATTATGTAGTCGTACAGATATACAAGAATAA
- a CDS encoding archease gives MGYTFLDHATDAIVEVTAKDMNEAFMFAGMATVEIMIESKSVDTNSTESIIVTGTDDQELLYNWLEEIIFNIITKGFAISKITDVTYQEKKITAIIHGESLDIEKHNFKIEIKAPTFHEMSITNNGSTYMKFLLDL, from the coding sequence TTGGGTTATACGTTTTTAGATCATGCAACCGATGCCATAGTTGAGGTAACAGCTAAAGACATGAATGAGGCATTCATGTTTGCTGGAATGGCTACAGTGGAGATTATGATCGAATCAAAATCTGTAGACACTAACAGTACAGAATCAATAATAGTAACAGGGACAGATGATCAAGAATTATTATATAATTGGTTGGAAGAGATAATTTTTAACATAATAACAAAGGGTTTTGCTATATCAAAGATAACTGATGTTACGTATCAAGAAAAAAAGATTACGGCAATTATACATGGAGAATCATTAGACATAGAAAAACATAATTTTAAAATTGAAATCAAAGCTCCTACATTTCATGAGATGTCTATAACAAATAATGGCTCTACATATATGAAATTTCTATTAGATTTATAA
- the infB gene encoding translation initiation factor IF-2, with the protein MAIRQPIVTVLGHVDSGKTSILDYIRDSGIQKREAGGITQHIGASFLPTETIKKICGSMFDKMEENSKVNIPGILVIDTPGHEVFKNLRTRGGLAADIAILVVDTNRGFQPQTNESLKILESRKVPFVVALNKVDQIPGWQPTDTPNITTSIKAQPTSIQTTLDEQIYGVVGTLSVLGYKSEAFYRVQNFSEEVSIVPVSAKTGVGIPELLVVLVGLARQFLQKRLDQSKKRTRGIVLEVNDEVGLGTTANIILIDGILHKDDMLVFSKRDDVISIKPKAILLPKPLDEMRDIRDKLKSVDQVVAAAGVKIVSPDLDGVLPGSTVYVSTNSDESQQAKKELLAELKSIFIETEVDGIILKCDTIGSLEAIVSMLQREKIPIAKADIGNVTHNDVMQAKAIKGNDRHLGVIMAFNVKILLDAQKHADESHIRIFEDKIIYSLIDSYTQWAQDDARNVEDSIFSEIPPLSKFTFLKGYQFRNNDPAVFGIRVDVGTLKQKTSFMNKTGKRIGTVHQLQEKKKNIDTVKTGGEAACSVQGVTIGRQVHEEDVYYSLPTSNEAKQLLNKFSHKLTPPELELLYEIVEIQRKSNAAYGY; encoded by the coding sequence TTCAAAAACGTGAAGCAGGTGGAATTACTCAACATATAGGCGCAAGTTTCCTTCCAACTGAAACTATAAAAAAAATCTGTGGCTCTATGTTTGATAAGATGGAAGAGAATTCCAAAGTAAATATTCCTGGAATTTTAGTAATTGATACACCAGGACATGAAGTTTTTAAAAATCTAAGAACTCGTGGAGGCTTGGCAGCTGATATTGCAATCCTTGTGGTAGATACAAACAGAGGTTTTCAACCTCAGACTAATGAGAGCCTGAAAATTTTAGAGAGTAGAAAAGTTCCATTTGTAGTTGCTTTAAACAAGGTAGATCAAATACCTGGATGGCAACCCACTGATACTCCTAATATTACTACTAGCATCAAGGCTCAACCTACATCTATTCAGACTACACTCGATGAGCAGATATACGGGGTAGTTGGAACACTATCTGTTTTAGGATATAAATCCGAAGCGTTTTATCGAGTTCAAAATTTTTCAGAGGAAGTATCCATCGTTCCAGTTAGTGCAAAGACTGGAGTTGGAATTCCAGAATTATTAGTAGTACTAGTTGGATTGGCCAGACAATTTCTACAAAAACGACTAGATCAGAGTAAAAAGAGAACTAGAGGTATCGTCTTGGAGGTAAATGATGAGGTTGGTCTTGGTACTACTGCAAATATTATACTAATTGATGGTATTTTACATAAAGACGATATGCTTGTTTTTTCTAAACGGGATGATGTAATTTCTATAAAACCTAAAGCAATACTATTACCTAAACCATTAGATGAAATGCGTGACATACGAGATAAACTCAAATCTGTTGATCAAGTTGTAGCAGCAGCTGGAGTGAAAATTGTATCACCTGATCTTGATGGTGTTCTACCTGGCAGTACAGTATATGTTTCAACTAATTCTGATGAATCACAGCAAGCCAAAAAAGAACTTTTAGCTGAATTAAAATCAATATTTATTGAAACAGAAGTAGATGGAATAATTTTAAAATGTGATACCATTGGTTCATTGGAAGCTATTGTATCTATGTTGCAACGTGAAAAAATTCCAATTGCAAAAGCTGACATTGGTAATGTTACACACAATGATGTCATGCAGGCAAAAGCAATCAAGGGAAATGATCGACATCTAGGTGTTATTATGGCATTTAATGTAAAAATTCTTCTTGACGCACAAAAACATGCAGATGAATCTCATATACGTATTTTTGAAGACAAAATAATCTACAGTCTTATAGATTCATACACACAGTGGGCTCAAGACGACGCAAGAAATGTAGAGGATTCCATATTTTCTGAAATCCCACCATTATCCAAATTCACATTCCTTAAAGGCTATCAATTTAGAAATAATGATCCTGCAGTATTTGGAATCCGAGTTGATGTAGGTACATTAAAGCAAAAAACCTCATTTATGAATAAGACAGGCAAAAGAATTGGAACTGTACATCAATTACAAGAAAAGAAAAAAAATATTGATACCGTAAAGACTGGTGGAGAGGCTGCGTGTTCTGTACAAGGTGTCACCATCGGCCGTCAAGTACACGAAGAAGATGTCTATTATTCTCTTCCTACATCCAATGAGGCAAAACAATTACTCAATAAATTTTCTCACAAATTAACGCCACCTGAATTAGAATTGCTATATGAAATAGTTGAAATACAAAGGAAGAGCAATGCTGCATATGGTTATTAA